In the Drosophila gunungcola strain Sukarami unplaced genomic scaffold, Dgunungcola_SK_2 000001F, whole genome shotgun sequence genome, one interval contains:
- the LOC128263266 gene encoding uncharacterized protein LOC128263266 — MYVLRALLVLALSAVALAQRRLALPDPRSCANRVRHASYRDARGVSHSYFFSWEHAPTRSLEVDWLDARNICRRHCMDAVSLETPQENDFVKQRIARGNVRYIWTSGRKCNFAGCDRPDLQPPNENGWFWSGSGAKIGPTSQRNTGDWSATGGYQQPQPDNREAAQGNDESCLSILNNFYNDGIKWHDVACHHIKPFVCEDSDELLNFVRSRNPNVRL, encoded by the coding sequence ATGTATGTGCTCCGTGCACTGCTCGTGCTGGCCCTGAGTGCCGTGGCGCTGGCCCAGCGTCGCCTGGCCCTTCCGGATCCGAGGAGTTGCGCCAACCGGGTGCGCCATGCCAGCTACCGGGATGCCAGGGGCGTGTCCCACTCGTACTTCTTCAGCTGGGAGCATGCTCCGACCCGCAGTCTGGAGGTGGATTGGCTGGATGCGAGGAACATCTGTCGCCGGCACTGCATGGATGCCGTTTCGCTGGAAACGCCGCAGGAGAATGATTTTGTGAAGCAGAGGATCGCCAGGGGCAATGTGCGATACATCTGGACATCGGGCAGGAAGTGCAACTTTGCCGGCTGCGACAGGCCCGATCTGCAGCCACCCAATGAGAACGGATGGTTCTGGTCGGGATCGGGGGCGAAGATTGGACCCACCTCGCAGAGGAACACCGGCGATTGGTCGGCCACGGGCGGATACCAGCAGCCACAGCCCGACAATCGGGAGGCGGCCCAGGGCAACGATGAGAGCTGTCTGTCCATCCTGAACAACTTCTACAACGATGGCATCAAGTGGCACGACGTGGCCTGCCATCACATCAAGCCATTTGTGTGCGAGGACTCCGATGAGCTGCTGAACTTCGTCCGCTCCCGGAATCCCAATGTCCGCTTGTAA